In Planktothrix serta PCC 8927, a single window of DNA contains:
- the cofG gene encoding 7,8-didemethyl-8-hydroxy-5-deazariboflavin synthase subunit CofG, producing the protein MINQYISYSPAYTIVPTYDCFNRCSYCNFRTHIGESPWLTLTEAEKMLKPLQNQGIIEILVLSGEVHPNSSQRLAWFQRIYELCELAISLGFLPHTNVGPLSFTEMTQLKQVNVSMGLMLEQITPKLLETVHRYAPSKVPELRLQQLEWAGKLKIPFTTGLLLGIGETSQDRKNTLNAIATVHQRWGHIQEVILQPHSLGSQQIGQRDSFELQQLPDIIAIARSILPPDISLQIPPNLVNHPDILLACLDAGARDLGGIGPRDEVNPDYPHPDHQTLQAILDPNGWQLVRRLPVYPQYDAWVFPDLQGIVSKWRKKLAISQTPVLY; encoded by the coding sequence ATGATCAATCAATACATTAGTTACAGTCCAGCTTACACGATTGTTCCGACTTATGACTGTTTTAATCGCTGTAGTTATTGTAATTTCAGAACCCATATCGGTGAAAGTCCTTGGTTAACGTTAACAGAAGCAGAAAAAATGTTAAAACCGCTTCAAAATCAAGGAATTATTGAGATTTTGGTATTAAGTGGAGAAGTTCATCCGAATAGTTCTCAACGTTTGGCTTGGTTTCAACGAATTTATGAGTTATGCGAATTAGCAATATCCTTGGGGTTTTTACCTCATACCAATGTTGGGCCGTTAAGTTTTACAGAAATGACCCAATTAAAACAGGTGAATGTTTCTATGGGGTTAATGTTAGAACAAATTACCCCTAAATTATTAGAAACGGTTCATCGTTATGCCCCTAGTAAAGTCCCTGAATTGCGGTTACAACAGTTAGAATGGGCAGGAAAATTAAAAATACCCTTTACAACGGGATTATTATTAGGAATTGGAGAAACTTCGCAAGACAGGAAAAACACTTTAAATGCGATCGCAACCGTTCATCAACGATGGGGACATATTCAAGAAGTAATTTTACAACCCCACAGTTTAGGAAGTCAGCAAATAGGACAGAGAGACAGTTTTGAGTTGCAGCAATTACCGGATATTATAGCGATCGCCCGTTCTATTTTACCTCCTGATATTAGCTTACAAATTCCCCCTAATTTAGTCAACCATCCTGATATTTTATTAGCCTGTTTAGACGCAGGAGCGCGAGATCTCGGCGGAATTGGCCCCCGTGACGAAGTGAACCCCGATTATCCCCATCCTGATCATCAAACCTTACAGGCAATTTTAGACCCCAACGGCTGGCAACTGGTACGACGTCTACCTGTTTATCCTCAATATGATGCTTGGGTATTTCCCGACCTGCAAGGGATTGTGAGCAAATGGCGAAAAAAGCTTGCAATTTCACAAACACCTGTGCTATATTAA
- a CDS encoding prolyl oligopeptidase family serine peptidase — protein sequence MSEQNQILSYPQTQKCDQVDNYHGVTIADPYRWLEDLDSEETKAWVEAQNAVTFAYLNQIPAKETLKNRLTQLWDYEKYGIPFKQGTRYFYFKNNGLQNQSVLYVLESLDAEPKILLDPNTLSADGTIALSGIAISEDGNFMAYGLSTSGSDWQEWKVKDINTQEDLSDHLKWVKFSGASWTHDHQGFYYSRYDQPQEGKPLEETNYFQKLYYHRLGTPQSEDSLIYERPDHKEWGFNGFVTEDGKYLIISVWMGTESKNLVFYQDLTQSNSPVIELISEFKASYSFIDYEGENFWFTTDLDAPRSRVIAININTQTHTEIIPQAPETLEGVNILNNQLIADYLKDAHSQIKIFNLDGSFVREIELPGLGSAGGFGGKRYDTETFYSYTSFTTPNTIYRYNLVTGESTIYRQANVDFNPDDYETRQVFYPSKDGTLIPMFITAKKGVELNGNNPTILYGYGGFNISLTPSFSVSRLVWLEMGGIYAIANLRGGGEYGEDWHQAGMKLKKQNVFDDFIGAAEWLIEKRYTSAEKLAIIGGSNGGLLVGACMIQRPDLFAAALPAVGVLDMLRFHKFTIGWAWCSDYGSPENPEEFQALYAYSPLHNLKPGIAYPATLITTADHDDRVVPAHSFKFAATLQENHIGENPVLIRIETKAGHGAGKPTDKMIEEIADEFAFLTRVLKINS from the coding sequence ATGTCTGAACAGAACCAAATTCTCAGCTATCCTCAAACTCAAAAATGTGATCAAGTTGATAATTATCATGGTGTGACCATTGCTGACCCCTATCGATGGTTAGAAGATTTAGACTCAGAAGAAACGAAAGCATGGGTTGAAGCTCAAAATGCAGTTACATTTGCTTATTTGAATCAAATTCCAGCCAAAGAAACCCTAAAAAATCGCCTAACTCAACTGTGGGATTATGAAAAATATGGGATTCCTTTTAAGCAAGGAACTCGCTATTTCTATTTTAAAAATAATGGGCTACAAAATCAAAGTGTTCTCTACGTTTTAGAGTCTTTAGATGCAGAACCAAAAATTTTATTAGATCCAAATACCCTATCTGCTGATGGAACGATTGCGTTATCAGGAATAGCAATTAGTGAAGATGGAAATTTCATGGCTTATGGGTTATCTACTTCGGGTTCTGATTGGCAAGAATGGAAGGTTAAAGATATTAATACCCAAGAAGATTTATCCGATCATTTAAAATGGGTTAAATTTTCGGGCGCATCTTGGACACACGATCATCAAGGATTCTATTATAGCCGTTATGATCAACCCCAGGAGGGAAAACCCTTAGAAGAAACCAATTATTTCCAAAAACTTTATTACCATCGTTTAGGAACGCCTCAATCTGAAGATTCCTTAATCTATGAACGTCCTGATCATAAAGAATGGGGATTTAACGGCTTTGTCACCGAAGATGGCAAATATTTAATTATTTCCGTTTGGATGGGAACTGAATCTAAAAATCTGGTTTTTTATCAAGATTTAACTCAATCCAATTCTCCCGTAATAGAACTCATTTCTGAGTTTAAAGCCAGCTATAGTTTTATTGATTATGAAGGAGAAAATTTTTGGTTTACAACGGATTTAGATGCGCCTCGCAGTCGAGTGATTGCGATTAATATTAATACCCAAACTCACACCGAAATTATTCCCCAAGCTCCAGAAACCCTAGAAGGGGTTAACATTTTAAATAATCAATTGATTGCGGATTATTTAAAAGATGCCCATAGTCAAATTAAAATCTTTAATTTAGATGGGTCATTTGTTCGAGAAATTGAATTACCCGGACTGGGTTCGGCGGGTGGTTTTGGAGGGAAACGATATGATACCGAAACCTTTTACAGTTACACCAGTTTTACCACTCCTAATACCATTTATCGATACAATCTGGTGACAGGAGAAAGTACAATTTACCGCCAAGCTAATGTTGATTTTAATCCCGACGACTACGAAACTCGACAAGTTTTTTATCCGAGTAAAGATGGAACCCTAATTCCGATGTTTATTACCGCTAAAAAAGGGGTAGAATTAAACGGAAATAACCCTACAATTTTATATGGATATGGGGGATTTAATATTTCTCTAACGCCCTCCTTTTCGGTTAGTCGTTTAGTCTGGTTAGAAATGGGTGGAATTTATGCGATCGCAAATTTACGAGGAGGGGGAGAATATGGAGAAGATTGGCATCAAGCGGGAATGAAACTGAAGAAACAAAATGTCTTTGATGACTTTATTGGTGCCGCCGAATGGTTAATAGAAAAACGCTATACTTCTGCCGAGAAATTAGCAATTATTGGCGGAAGTAACGGGGGGCTATTAGTGGGAGCTTGTATGATTCAACGCCCGGATTTATTTGCAGCAGCCTTACCTGCGGTCGGGGTTTTAGATATGCTCCGCTTCCATAAATTTACCATCGGTTGGGCCTGGTGTTCTGATTATGGTTCACCGGAAAATCCCGAAGAATTTCAAGCGTTATATGCCTATTCTCCTCTGCATAATTTAAAGCCAGGAATTGCTTATCCCGCAACTTTAATTACGACAGCAGATCATGATGATCGAGTTGTTCCCGCCCATAGTTTTAAATTTGCGGCGACATTACAGGAAAACCATATTGGGGAAAATCCAGTATTAATTAGAATTGAAACTAAAGCCGGACATGGTGCTGGAAAACCCACCGATAAAATGATTGAAGAAATTGCTGATGAATTTGCCTTTTTAACGCGAGTCCTCAAGATTAATTCCTAA
- a CDS encoding calcium-binding protein — MSQIVTSPDVTTVPLAGGGVALNGVEGQANIISGTADTKIIQGKGSGDILSAGAANPVVIYGFDGPDLIYGSSGNDELYGNAGNDTIYGLGGNDLIYGGANNDLLYGGDGDDSINGDDGNDTVSGGTGNDILAGGNGDDVIDGGDGNDVIWGEEGNDQLYGGAGNDTIYGGQGNDVINGGDDNDFITGDKGNDNLTGGAGSDKFAFTQVGSDNADVVVDFTSGSDKIALSTTEFASLGVSVEAGEFQVIANFNTANVGTTTGLIYDSENGKLYFVTGGAAQEVATFVNNPTLTASDFELF; from the coding sequence ATGTCTCAAATAGTAACATCTCCAGATGTAACAACAGTACCACTAGCCGGAGGCGGGGTTGCCCTCAATGGTGTAGAAGGTCAAGCCAATATTATTTCAGGTACAGCTGATACCAAAATTATTCAAGGTAAGGGTTCAGGAGATATTCTCTCTGCTGGAGCCGCAAATCCTGTTGTCATTTATGGGTTCGATGGCCCTGACCTGATTTATGGTAGCAGTGGCAACGATGAACTTTACGGTAACGCCGGAAACGACACAATCTATGGTTTAGGTGGCAATGACCTAATCTATGGTGGTGCTAACAATGACCTGCTCTATGGTGGTGATGGAGATGATTCCATCAATGGTGATGACGGAAACGACACGGTTTCCGGTGGTACGGGTAATGACATCCTTGCGGGTGGAAACGGAGATGATGTCATTGATGGTGGAGACGGCAATGATGTCATCTGGGGCGAAGAAGGCAATGACCAACTTTATGGTGGAGCCGGAAACGACACCATCTATGGTGGCCAAGGAAATGATGTGATTAATGGTGGAGACGATAATGATTTCATTACTGGAGACAAAGGCAATGATAACTTAACCGGTGGAGCCGGAAGTGACAAATTTGCCTTTACTCAAGTTGGCAGTGACAATGCTGACGTAGTAGTTGATTTCACATCGGGAAGTGACAAGATCGCCTTATCTACTACTGAGTTCGCATCTCTAGGCGTCAGTGTAGAAGCTGGTGAATTCCAAGTGATTGCTAACTTCAATACTGCTAACGTCGGTACCACTACTGGACTGATTTATGACTCCGAAAACGGCAAGTTATACTTCGTCACTGGTGGAGCCGCCCAAGAAGTAGCTACATTTGTCAATAATCCTACTCTAACAGCTAGCGACTTTGAACTATTCTAA
- the yidD gene encoding membrane protein insertion efficiency factor YidD, translated as MKILLIALIRGYRFLISPLFPPVCRFHPTCSQYAIEAIERFGIIQGSWLAVRRILRCHPYHPGGYDPVPPKPED; from the coding sequence ATGAAAATTCTATTAATTGCCCTAATTCGAGGCTACAGATTCTTAATTTCTCCCCTGTTTCCTCCCGTTTGTCGCTTTCATCCCACCTGTTCCCAATATGCTATTGAAGCCATCGAACGATTTGGAATCATTCAAGGGAGTTGGTTAGCGGTACGACGCATATTAAGATGTCATCCCTATCATCCAGGAGGGTATGATCCCGTTCCTCCCAAACCCGAAGATTAG
- the truB gene encoding tRNA pseudouridine(55) synthase TruB translates to MYGFLNLNKSAGLTSHDCVARVRRILRLKRVGHAGTLDPAATGVLPLALGKATRLLQFLPSKKAYQARIRFGVTTATDDLEGEILTSQPVPDLQLEQIQEILPQFRGKIEQIPPLYSAIHVQGKRLYELARKGEKIEVPSRTVEIFDLKVLNWYPGEFPELEIAIACGSGTYIRSIARDLGAILNSGGTLANLIRTESSGFCLENSLTLETLETQVQQQTFSPLSPTLPLNHLTAITLIPELAKRWSQGQSIAVDSEIIEPHPVSVYDQENQLLGIGKFTETPDQILLKPQVVLTGN, encoded by the coding sequence ATGTACGGGTTTCTCAACCTTAATAAATCTGCGGGTTTAACCTCCCATGACTGTGTGGCGCGAGTGCGTCGAATCTTACGATTAAAACGAGTCGGACACGCCGGAACTCTTGACCCAGCAGCAACGGGAGTGTTACCTTTGGCTCTGGGAAAAGCCACTCGTTTATTACAATTTCTCCCTTCTAAAAAAGCCTATCAAGCCAGAATTCGATTTGGTGTTACGACCGCAACTGATGACTTAGAAGGGGAAATATTAACGAGTCAACCTGTACCCGATTTACAGCTAGAACAAATTCAAGAAATTCTTCCTCAATTTAGGGGTAAAATTGAACAGATTCCTCCGCTTTATAGTGCTATTCATGTTCAAGGAAAACGATTATATGAGTTAGCTAGAAAAGGAGAAAAAATAGAGGTTCCGAGTCGGACAGTAGAAATTTTTGATCTGAAAGTTTTAAACTGGTATCCGGGGGAATTTCCAGAGTTAGAAATTGCGATCGCCTGTGGTTCAGGAACTTATATTCGCTCTATCGCTAGAGATTTAGGCGCTATACTGAATTCGGGTGGAACCTTAGCTAATTTAATCAGAACAGAAAGCAGTGGTTTTTGTTTAGAAAATAGTTTAACCTTAGAAACCTTAGAAACCCAAGTTCAACAACAAACTTTTTCCCCCTTATCTCCTACCCTACCTCTAAATCATTTAACAGCAATTACCCTGATACCGGAATTAGCAAAACGTTGGTCTCAAGGACAATCAATTGCTGTAGATTCTGAAATAATAGAACCTCATCCTGTTAGTGTGTATGATCAAGAAAACCAACTTTTAGGAATTGGAAAATTTACCGAAACTCCCGATCAAATTCTCCTCAAACCTCAAGTTGTTCTTACGGGAAATTAA
- a CDS encoding calcium-binding protein: MTSAFDPDLIFLLYDQTLPGDTLTNDTTGGSSTVTGGSDGSSTVTGNEIPQVSDTLGDSLNGTDAADIMRGNIGDDSLYGRGGGDTIFGDDGEDLIDGETGNDYINGNQSRDSILGSEGNDTLFGGKDSDTLYGGNGQDFLSGNNDNDLLIAGSDLIGTDDNNNTLYGGAGDDCIVGGNRDDLLSGDRGQDILVGGEGQDGFLISVNSGSANQAFVDVILDYNENDDFFFLPSDLTYGQLEFETGSVNEINGLLIRTDDVNNPTYLGFISGFTGNLTSGDFKSLS; this comes from the coding sequence ATGACCTCCGCATTTGATCCCGACTTAATTTTCTTATTATACGACCAAACCCTTCCTGGGGACACCTTAACCAATGATACAACCGGGGGGAGTAGTACCGTTACGGGGGGAAGTGATGGAAGTAGTACCGTGACCGGAAACGAAATTCCCCAAGTGAGTGATACCTTGGGAGATAGTTTGAATGGAACCGATGCAGCCGATATTATGCGAGGCAATATAGGAGATGATAGTTTGTATGGTCGGGGGGGAGGCGATACCATTTTTGGTGATGATGGAGAAGATTTGATTGATGGTGAAACCGGAAATGATTATATTAATGGTAATCAAAGTCGGGATTCTATTTTAGGGAGTGAAGGAAATGATACCCTGTTTGGAGGGAAGGATAGTGATACCTTATATGGAGGGAATGGACAAGATTTTTTATCAGGAAATAATGATAATGACCTGTTGATAGCAGGTAGTGATTTGATCGGAACTGATGATAATAATAACACCCTGTACGGCGGAGCGGGTGATGATTGTATCGTTGGGGGAAATAGAGATGATTTGTTATCGGGAGATCGAGGTCAAGATATTTTAGTCGGCGGTGAAGGACAAGATGGATTTTTAATTTCTGTTAATTCTGGGAGTGCTAATCAAGCTTTTGTTGATGTCATATTAGATTATAATGAAAATGATGATTTCTTTTTTCTACCGTCAGACTTAACTTATGGTCAATTAGAATTTGAAACAGGAAGTGTTAATGAAATTAACGGTTTATTGATTCGCACGGATGATGTCAATAATCCCACTTATTTAGGGTTTATTTCTGGTTTTACAGGAAACTTAACATCTGGAGATTTTAAATCTCTCTCTTAG
- a CDS encoding Npun_R2479 family HD domain-containing metalloprotein, with the protein MFNATAILIDAFVQQLQAGYRRTYGGFKPNYPEIIAWAGTMALENIANCDALYHNVEHTMLVTLVGQEILRGKHIREGGVTTEDWLHFIISLLCHDIGYVKGVCRQDQEAIGLYATGIGDGIVSISVGATSASLTPYHVDRGKLVIDERFGGHNLIDAEQIKRNIELTRFPVPADETHQDRQNYSGLARAADLIGQLSDPRYLKKISSLFYEFEEVGTNKVLGYKTPGDLRRNYAKFYWNGVFPYIPAALKYLELTQEGKQVVANLYANVFQVENESRILQGINQFPTENNGGSRTDQNKDGTVNEQKQLVFSELTNLNL; encoded by the coding sequence ATGTTTAATGCCACAGCCATTCTAATTGATGCCTTTGTTCAACAATTGCAAGCGGGATATCGTCGCACTTACGGAGGGTTTAAACCAAACTACCCTGAAATTATCGCTTGGGCTGGAACAATGGCTCTGGAAAATATAGCGAATTGTGATGCCCTTTACCACAACGTTGAGCATACCATGTTAGTGACGTTAGTGGGGCAGGAAATTTTACGCGGAAAACATATTCGAGAAGGGGGGGTGACGACAGAAGACTGGTTACATTTTATTATTTCCTTACTGTGTCATGATATTGGCTATGTTAAAGGGGTTTGTCGTCAGGATCAAGAAGCTATTGGTTTATATGCAACCGGAATTGGAGATGGCATTGTTTCGATTTCTGTTGGAGCCACTTCAGCCAGTTTAACACCTTATCATGTTGATCGCGGAAAATTAGTGATTGATGAACGATTTGGGGGTCATAATTTAATCGATGCGGAACAAATTAAACGCAATATTGAATTAACTCGTTTTCCAGTTCCCGCCGATGAAACTCACCAAGATCGACAAAACTATTCAGGACTAGCAAGAGCCGCTGATTTGATTGGTCAACTCAGTGATCCGCGTTATTTGAAAAAGATTAGTTCCTTATTTTATGAGTTTGAAGAAGTGGGAACAAACAAAGTTTTAGGGTATAAAACCCCTGGTGATTTACGCCGAAATTACGCTAAATTTTATTGGAATGGTGTATTTCCTTATATTCCGGCGGCTCTCAAATATTTGGAACTCACCCAAGAAGGAAAGCAGGTTGTTGCTAACCTCTACGCTAATGTATTTCAAGTGGAAAATGAGTCTCGAATTTTACAAGGAATTAATCAATTTCCCACTGAAAACAATGGTGGAAGTCGAACGGATCAGAATAAAGACGGGACTGTCAATGAGCAAAAACAGTTAGTTTTTAGTGAACTAACAAACTTAAATTTGTAG
- the ligA gene encoding NAD-dependent DNA ligase LigA, whose amino-acid sequence MKNLTPEIQQRVEELRKLLQKASYEYYVLDAPTMEDSVYDQLYRELQDLEQQYPQLITSDSPTQRVGEKAATQFQSVKHNIPLYSLDNAFNFNELKTWQDRGQKIATNSSELPTYVCELKIDGSALALTYENGILVRGATRGDGITGEEITQNVKTIRSIPLKLELENPPPIVEVRGEAFLSLTTFEIINQERQKERGSLFANPRNAAAGTLRQLDSKIVAQRKLDFFAYTLHISSGDNVEIIPSKTQWDNLELLQTMGFKVNPNRQLCSNLEDVIKYCEYWDQKRHNLPYMTDGVVIKINPLSLQEKLGFTQKFPRWAIAYKYPAEEAPTQVKSVTVQVGRTGALTPVAELNPILLAGTTVQRATLHNRDRITELDLHLGDTVIVRKAGEIIPEVLRVLLELRPKDAKRFEMPTHCPECGQPVVQPVGEAVTRCINESCPAILQGSLIHWCSRDALDINGIGDKLVQQLVSKKLVNSVADLYELTIDKLMTLDRMGEKSATKIVKAIATSKKQPWSRVLYGLGIRHVGSVNAELITQKFKSVEQLTQASASEIEGVYGIGPEIAYSVYQWFNLPANQELIERLKTAELQLANSEKIDYNITNQSQSLTGKTFVITGTLPSLKRDEAKKLIQNAGGKVTDSVSKKTDYVVVGEEAGSKLKKAQDLGITLLSEAELLTLL is encoded by the coding sequence ATGAAAAATCTTACCCCAGAAATTCAGCAACGAGTTGAAGAATTAAGAAAATTATTGCAAAAAGCCAGTTATGAATATTATGTTTTGGATGCTCCGACAATGGAGGATTCTGTTTATGATCAATTGTATCGAGAATTGCAAGATTTAGAACAACAATATCCGCAATTAATTACTTCTGATAGTCCGACGCAACGGGTCGGAGAAAAAGCAGCAACCCAATTTCAATCCGTTAAACATAATATTCCTCTGTATAGTTTAGATAATGCTTTTAATTTTAATGAGTTAAAAACTTGGCAAGATCGAGGGCAAAAAATAGCCACAAATTCCTCAGAATTACCGACTTATGTTTGTGAATTAAAAATAGATGGTTCAGCCTTAGCATTAACTTATGAAAATGGAATATTAGTGCGAGGCGCAACACGAGGAGATGGAATAACTGGGGAAGAAATTACTCAAAATGTTAAAACAATTCGTTCTATTCCGTTAAAATTAGAGTTAGAAAATCCTCCTCCTATCGTTGAAGTGCGGGGAGAAGCCTTTTTATCTTTAACCACTTTTGAAATTATTAATCAAGAACGACAAAAAGAAAGAGGATCATTATTTGCTAACCCTAGAAATGCAGCAGCCGGAACTTTAAGACAATTAGACTCTAAAATTGTCGCCCAACGGAAGCTTGATTTTTTTGCTTATACTTTACATATTTCTTCAGGAGATAATGTAGAAATTATTCCCTCTAAAACCCAATGGGATAATTTAGAATTATTGCAAACAATGGGGTTTAAAGTTAATCCAAATCGTCAACTTTGTTCTAACTTAGAAGATGTAATTAAATATTGTGAATATTGGGATCAAAAACGCCATAATTTACCCTATATGACCGATGGAGTCGTAATTAAAATTAATCCTCTATCCCTACAGGAAAAATTAGGATTTACTCAGAAATTTCCCCGGTGGGCGATCGCTTATAAATATCCCGCAGAAGAAGCCCCGACGCAAGTAAAATCTGTCACCGTACAAGTGGGGAGAACTGGGGCGTTAACACCCGTTGCAGAACTTAACCCGATTTTACTCGCTGGAACTACGGTTCAACGAGCAACTTTACATAACCGCGATCGCATTACTGAGTTAGATTTGCATCTCGGTGATACTGTAATTGTACGCAAAGCCGGGGAAATTATTCCCGAAGTGCTGAGAGTCTTATTAGAATTGCGCCCCAAGGACGCTAAACGCTTTGAAATGCCTACCCATTGTCCCGAATGCGGTCAACCCGTTGTACAGCCTGTGGGAGAAGCGGTGACGCGATGTATTAATGAGTCTTGTCCGGCAATTTTACAAGGATCTTTGATTCATTGGTGTTCCAGAGATGCGTTAGATATTAATGGTATTGGGGATAAATTAGTGCAACAATTAGTTAGCAAAAAATTAGTTAATTCTGTAGCAGATTTATATGAATTAACTATTGACAAATTAATGACTTTAGACCGCATGGGAGAGAAGTCAGCCACTAAAATTGTCAAGGCGATCGCAACTTCTAAAAAACAACCCTGGTCACGGGTATTATATGGGTTAGGTATTCGTCATGTTGGCAGTGTTAACGCAGAATTAATTACGCAAAAATTCAAGAGCGTTGAACAGTTAACCCAAGCATCCGCTTCAGAAATTGAAGGGGTTTATGGAATTGGGCCAGAAATTGCCTATTCTGTTTATCAATGGTTTAATCTTCCCGCAAATCAAGAATTAATTGAACGATTAAAAACAGCAGAATTACAGCTTGCCAATTCCGAAAAAATAGATTATAATATAACTAATCAATCTCAATCCTTGACAGGTAAAACCTTTGTAATTACAGGAACTTTACCCAGTTTAAAACGGGATGAAGCCAAAAAATTAATTCAAAATGCTGGTGGAAAGGTAACAGATTCAGTGAGTAAAAAAACTGATTATGTTGTTGTAGGAGAAGAAGCGGGATCTAAACTCAAAAAAGCTCAAGATTTAGGAATTACCCTGTTATCTGAAGCAGAATTATTAACTTTACTGTAG
- a CDS encoding DMT family transporter: MPLHSTSGRWRLGLGLALLTTFLWGILPLGLAIILQALDVYTVTWYRFLIAFVLLGGYLTTRQQLPDVQKWRLMPWGLLGIATIFLAANYVLFLQGLALTSPTNAEVLIQLSPVLMGLGALVIFKEHYTRLQWLGLGVLTLGFSLFFHEQLRNLVTASNQYLLGSFILGAAAICWAIYALVQKQLLQQLSSSQVMAFIYGSCTILYLPIATPTAIFTLSPFQLLILLFCGLNTLIAYGCFAESLEHWEASRVSAVLALAPIITLISVDIIAVLFPLLIKPENLTLFAITGAFFVVAGSMMIALGKKT; the protein is encoded by the coding sequence ATGCCACTTCATTCAACTTCAGGGCGATGGCGGTTAGGGTTAGGGTTAGCTCTATTAACAACATTTTTATGGGGAATTCTACCATTAGGATTAGCCATTATTTTACAAGCTTTAGATGTTTATACTGTGACCTGGTATCGATTTTTAATTGCTTTTGTTTTGTTAGGAGGATATTTAACAACTCGTCAACAACTCCCTGATGTTCAAAAGTGGCGTTTAATGCCTTGGGGTCTATTAGGAATTGCCACAATATTTTTAGCCGCTAACTATGTGCTATTTTTACAAGGATTAGCCTTAACTTCCCCCACAAATGCCGAAGTTTTAATTCAACTGTCTCCCGTTTTAATGGGGTTAGGGGCGTTAGTTATCTTTAAAGAACATTATACACGATTGCAATGGTTAGGTTTGGGGGTTCTCACATTAGGATTTAGTTTGTTCTTCCATGAACAATTACGGAATTTAGTCACGGCTTCTAATCAATATTTATTAGGGAGCTTTATTTTAGGAGCGGCGGCTATTTGTTGGGCGATTTATGCCTTAGTTCAAAAACAACTATTGCAACAACTTTCCTCCTCTCAAGTTATGGCTTTTATTTATGGAAGCTGCACAATTTTATATTTACCGATAGCAACACCCACAGCAATTTTTACCCTCAGCCCCTTTCAACTCTTAATTTTACTATTTTGTGGACTCAATACATTAATTGCTTACGGTTGTTTTGCGGAATCTTTAGAACATTGGGAAGCGTCCAGGGTGAGTGCGGTTTTAGCCTTAGCTCCCATTATTACCTTAATTTCTGTTGATATTATTGCGGTATTATTTCCCCTATTAATTAAACCTGAAAATTTAACCCTTTTTGCGATAACAGGAGCCTTTTTTGTAGTCGCAGGTTCAATGATGATTGCATTAGGGAAAAAAACTTAG